The proteins below come from a single Burkholderia humptydooensis genomic window:
- a CDS encoding ABC transporter ATP-binding protein has product MSEQIRLSVKGVNKRFGGLQALSDVGLEIREGQIYGLIGPNGAGKTTFFNVITGLYTPDSGEFKLDGADYTPTAVHQVAKAGIARTFQNIRLFGGMTALENVMVGRHVRTKHGLLGAVFQTPAERKEEREIKERAIELLDYVGVLQYADYTARNLSYGHQRRLEIARALATDPKLLALDEPAAGMNATEKVELTRLLDKIRSDGRTILLIEHDVKLVMHLCNRMTVLDYGKVIAEGLPQDVQKNPKVIEAYLGAGVH; this is encoded by the coding sequence ATGAGCGAACAAATTCGACTGTCCGTCAAAGGCGTGAACAAGCGCTTCGGCGGCCTGCAGGCGCTGTCCGACGTCGGCCTCGAGATCCGCGAGGGCCAGATCTACGGCCTGATCGGCCCGAACGGCGCGGGCAAGACCACCTTCTTCAACGTGATCACGGGGCTCTATACGCCGGATTCCGGCGAGTTCAAGCTCGACGGCGCGGATTACACGCCGACCGCCGTGCATCAGGTCGCAAAGGCGGGCATCGCGCGCACGTTCCAGAACATTCGCCTGTTCGGCGGAATGACCGCGCTCGAGAACGTGATGGTCGGGCGCCACGTGCGCACGAAGCACGGCCTGCTGGGCGCCGTGTTCCAGACGCCCGCCGAGCGCAAGGAAGAGCGCGAGATCAAGGAGCGCGCGATCGAACTGCTCGATTACGTCGGCGTGCTGCAGTACGCGGATTACACCGCGCGCAACCTGTCGTACGGCCACCAGCGGCGCCTGGAGATCGCGCGCGCGCTCGCGACCGATCCGAAGCTGCTCGCGCTCGACGAGCCGGCGGCCGGGATGAACGCGACCGAGAAGGTCGAGCTCACGCGTCTGCTCGACAAGATCCGGTCGGACGGGCGGACGATTCTCCTGATCGAGCACGACGTGAAGCTCGTCATGCACCTGTGCAACCGGATGACGGTGCTCGATTACGGCAAGGTGATCGCCGAGGGTCTGCCGCAGGACGTGCAGAAGAATCCGAAGGTGATTGAGGCATATCTCGGCGCAGGGGTGCACTGA
- a CDS encoding ABC transporter permease subunit, with protein MTSIQPIETSASLVEERHPAKTATIGILIAAFVIAAPLVIGAAGGNYWVRVLDFAMLYVMLALGLNVVVGFAGLLDLGYIAFYAVGAYTAALLSSPHLTSHFDWIAQMVPGGLHVPFFLIVPIAMALAAIFGILLGAPTLRLRGDYLAIVTLGFGEIVRIFMNNLDRPVNVTNGPQGITGIDPVQVAGFNLSQTHEIFGFSLPSVYMYYYLFVLCALLVIWVCTRLQHSRIGRAWAAIREDEIAAKAMGINTRNVKLLAFAMGASFGGLSGAMFGAFQGFVSPESFTFWESVVVLACVVLGGMGHIPGVILGAVLLAVFPEFLRSTMSPLQHMLFGHDIVDTEVIRQALYGLAMVVIMLYRSEGLWPAPKHEERIAKLAKRGGKKPVRA; from the coding sequence ATGACATCCATTCAACCGATCGAAACGTCGGCTTCGCTCGTCGAGGAGCGCCATCCCGCGAAGACCGCCACCATCGGCATCCTGATCGCGGCGTTCGTGATCGCCGCGCCGCTCGTCATCGGCGCGGCGGGCGGCAACTACTGGGTCCGCGTGCTCGATTTCGCGATGCTGTACGTGATGCTCGCGCTGGGCCTGAACGTGGTGGTCGGCTTCGCCGGCCTGCTCGACCTGGGCTACATCGCGTTCTACGCGGTGGGCGCTTATACCGCGGCGCTCCTGAGCTCGCCTCACCTGACGTCGCACTTCGACTGGATCGCGCAGATGGTGCCGGGCGGCCTGCACGTGCCATTCTTCCTGATCGTGCCGATCGCGATGGCGCTCGCGGCGATCTTCGGCATCCTGCTCGGCGCGCCGACGCTGCGCCTGCGCGGCGACTACCTCGCGATCGTCACGCTCGGCTTCGGCGAGATCGTCCGGATCTTCATGAACAATCTCGACCGTCCGGTCAACGTGACGAACGGGCCGCAGGGGATCACCGGCATCGATCCCGTCCAGGTCGCGGGCTTCAACCTGTCGCAGACGCACGAGATCTTCGGCTTCTCGCTGCCGTCCGTGTACATGTACTACTACCTGTTCGTGCTCTGCGCGCTGCTCGTCATCTGGGTCTGCACGCGCCTGCAGCACTCGCGTATCGGCCGCGCATGGGCCGCGATCCGCGAAGACGAGATCGCCGCGAAGGCGATGGGCATCAACACCCGCAACGTGAAGCTGCTCGCGTTCGCGATGGGCGCGTCGTTCGGCGGCCTGTCGGGCGCGATGTTCGGCGCGTTCCAGGGCTTCGTGTCGCCGGAATCGTTCACGTTCTGGGAATCGGTCGTCGTGCTCGCGTGCGTGGTGCTGGGCGGCATGGGCCACATCCCGGGCGTGATCCTCGGCGCAGTCCTGCTCGCCGTGTTCCCCGAATTCCTGCGCTCGACGATGAGCCCGCTGCAGCACATGCTGTTCGGCCACGACATCGTCGATACCGAAGTGATTCGCCAGGCACTCTATGGCCTTGCGATGGTGGTCATCATGCTGTATCGCTCGGAAGGCCTGTGGCCCGCGCCGAAGCATGAGGAAAGGATCGCGAAACTGGCGAAGCGCGGCGGCAAGAAGCCGGTGCGCGCGTAA
- a CDS encoding branched-chain amino acid ABC transporter permease codes for MDIFVQQILNGLVLGSVYAIIALGYTMVYGILGIINFAHGDVLMVGAMVALSAITVLQNHFPGLGHVATLTIGLGIAAVVCACVGFTIERVAYRPLRRAPRLAPLITAIGVSILLQTAAMMIWSRNPLPFPQLLPTDPINVIRAGENNPGAVISMTEITIIIVAFLVMAGLLLLVHKTKLGRAMRAIAENPNTASLMGVNPNFVISATFMIGSALAALAGVMIASEYGNVHFYMGFIPGMKAFTAAVLGGIGNLGGAMVGGVLLGLIEQLGAGYIGNLTGGVFGSNYQDVFAFIVLIIVLVFRPSGLLGERVADRA; via the coding sequence ATGGATATTTTCGTCCAGCAGATCCTCAACGGACTGGTGCTCGGCAGTGTCTACGCCATCATCGCGTTGGGCTACACGATGGTGTACGGCATTCTCGGCATCATCAACTTCGCGCACGGCGACGTGCTGATGGTGGGCGCGATGGTCGCGCTTTCCGCGATCACGGTGTTGCAGAACCACTTTCCCGGGCTCGGCCACGTCGCCACGCTGACGATCGGGCTCGGGATCGCCGCGGTGGTCTGCGCGTGCGTCGGCTTCACGATCGAGCGCGTCGCGTACCGGCCGCTGCGTCGCGCGCCGCGCCTCGCGCCGCTCATCACCGCGATCGGCGTGTCGATCCTGTTGCAGACGGCCGCGATGATGATCTGGTCGCGCAACCCGCTGCCGTTCCCGCAGTTGCTGCCGACCGATCCGATCAACGTGATCAGGGCGGGCGAGAACAATCCGGGCGCGGTGATTTCGATGACCGAGATCACGATCATCATCGTCGCGTTCCTCGTGATGGCGGGGCTGCTCCTCCTCGTGCACAAGACGAAGCTCGGCCGCGCCATGCGCGCGATCGCCGAGAACCCGAACACGGCGAGCCTGATGGGCGTGAACCCGAACTTCGTGATCTCCGCGACGTTCATGATCGGCTCCGCGCTCGCGGCGCTCGCAGGCGTGATGATTGCGTCCGAATACGGCAACGTCCACTTCTACATGGGTTTCATCCCCGGCATGAAGGCGTTCACGGCCGCGGTGCTGGGCGGGATCGGCAACCTCGGCGGCGCGATGGTGGGCGGCGTGCTGCTCGGCCTCATCGAGCAGTTGGGCGCGGGCTACATCGGCAATCTGACGGGCGGGGTGTTCGGCAGCAATTACCAAGACGTGTTCGCGTTCATCGTGCTCATCATCGTGCTCGTGTTCCGGCCGTCGGGCCTGTTGGGCGAACGTGTCGCCGATCGCGCGTAA
- the ispH gene encoding 4-hydroxy-3-methylbut-2-enyl diphosphate reductase, whose product MSSTDTLSGQVAAADAEILLAQPRGFCAGVDRAIEIVERAIAMHGAPIYVRHEIVHNKYVVEDLKKKGAIFVEELEEVPSGNTVIFSAHGVSKAVRDEAAVRGLRIYDATCPLVTKVHVEVAKMRQEGVDIVMIGHKGHPEVEGTMGQVERGMHLVESVEDVRKLELPDPGRVALVTQTTLSVDDAAEIIGALKAKFPAIREPKKQDICYATQNRQDAVKFMTPQCDVVIVVGSPNSSNSSRLREVAEKRGVAAYMVDAPEQIDPAWVAGKRRIGVTAGASAPEVLAQAVIARLRELGVTNVRALEGIEENVSFPLPRGLNLSSAV is encoded by the coding sequence ATGAGCTCCACCGATACGCTGTCCGGCCAGGTTGCCGCGGCCGACGCCGAGATTCTGCTCGCCCAGCCGCGCGGTTTCTGCGCGGGCGTCGACCGCGCGATCGAGATCGTCGAGCGTGCGATCGCGATGCACGGCGCGCCGATCTACGTGCGCCACGAGATCGTGCATAACAAGTACGTCGTCGAGGACCTGAAGAAGAAGGGCGCGATTTTCGTCGAGGAACTCGAGGAAGTGCCGTCCGGCAACACGGTGATCTTCAGCGCGCACGGCGTGTCGAAGGCGGTGCGCGACGAGGCGGCCGTGCGCGGGCTGCGCATTTACGACGCGACGTGTCCGCTCGTCACGAAGGTGCACGTCGAGGTCGCGAAGATGCGCCAGGAAGGCGTCGACATCGTGATGATCGGCCACAAGGGCCACCCGGAGGTCGAAGGCACGATGGGCCAGGTGGAGCGCGGCATGCATCTCGTCGAGAGCGTCGAGGACGTGCGCAAGCTCGAACTGCCCGATCCCGGGCGCGTCGCGCTCGTCACGCAGACGACGTTGTCCGTCGACGACGCGGCCGAGATCATCGGCGCGCTCAAGGCGAAATTTCCCGCGATTCGCGAGCCGAAGAAGCAGGACATCTGCTACGCAACGCAGAACCGCCAGGATGCGGTGAAGTTCATGACGCCGCAGTGCGACGTCGTGATCGTCGTCGGCAGCCCGAACAGCTCGAACTCGAGCCGCTTGCGCGAGGTCGCCGAGAAGCGCGGCGTCGCCGCCTACATGGTCGACGCGCCCGAGCAGATCGACCCGGCCTGGGTCGCCGGCAAGCGCCGGATCGGCGTGACCGCCGGCGCGTCAGCGCCCGAGGTGCTCGCGCAGGCCGTGATCGCGCGCTTGCGCGAGCTCGGCGTGACCAACGTGCGGGCGCTCGAAGGCATCGAGGAGAACGTGTCGTTCCCGTTGCCGCGCGGCCTGAATCTGTCTTCCGCCGTCTGA
- a CDS encoding FKBP-type peptidyl-prolyl cis-trans isomerase, whose product MSLIDLAEVKPGSHVTLHYRLALADGADIVNTFSDKPATLLLGAGQLAPSLEEILTGLKAGDHSTFRLAPEQAFGPRNPDMIQRVSLATLRENGMVGDDFAPGDLIEFNAPDGGRYAGVLKEIGETAALFDFNHPLAGQALTFEVKIIGIL is encoded by the coding sequence ATGAGCCTCATCGACCTTGCAGAAGTGAAGCCCGGTTCGCACGTCACGCTTCATTACCGGCTCGCCCTTGCCGACGGCGCCGACATCGTCAACACGTTCTCCGACAAGCCCGCCACGCTCCTCCTCGGCGCGGGGCAGCTCGCGCCGTCGCTGGAGGAGATTCTGACCGGCCTCAAGGCGGGCGACCATTCGACCTTCCGGCTAGCGCCCGAGCAAGCGTTCGGGCCGCGCAATCCGGACATGATCCAGCGCGTGTCGCTTGCGACGCTGCGCGAAAACGGCATGGTCGGCGACGATTTCGCGCCGGGGGACCTGATCGAATTCAACGCGCCGGACGGCGGCCGCTACGCGGGCGTGCTCAAGGAGATCGGCGAGACCGCCGCGCTCTTCGATTTCAACCATCCGCTCGCGGGCCAGGCGCTCACGTTCGAAGTGAAAATCATCGGGATTCTGTAA
- the radC gene encoding RadC family protein yields MRHESLSAGENVDDEPARERPTAPPAALPPAALPPAALPPAALPPVVALPARAAARRGRDLPRERLLARGPAALSDAELVALLLGSGLPGHDVFALAHTLLARFGSLRALLDAAPDDFKGLRGIGPARTAILVAVVELARRALAEKARERPLVDSPGAVEDYLRLLIGTRPREVFVCLFLDARHRLVQTEETAHGSLTRMAVYPREIVRRALALNAAALIVAHNHPSGAVRPSAADRRLTSVLRDALALVDVKLIDHFVVGASDTFSFAQAGWI; encoded by the coding sequence ATGCGGCACGAGAGTCTCTCGGCTGGAGAAAACGTTGACGACGAGCCCGCGCGCGAGCGGCCCACCGCACCGCCCGCCGCCTTGCCGCCCGCCGCCTTGCCGCCCGCCGCCTTGCCGCCCGCCGCGCTGCCGCCCGTCGTCGCGCTGCCGGCCCGCGCGGCCGCGCGCCGCGGCCGCGATCTGCCGCGCGAGCGCCTGCTCGCGCGCGGCCCCGCCGCGCTGTCCGACGCGGAGCTCGTCGCGCTTCTGCTCGGCTCGGGCCTGCCCGGCCACGACGTGTTTGCGCTCGCGCACACGCTGCTCGCGCGCTTCGGCTCGCTGCGCGCACTGCTCGACGCGGCGCCCGACGATTTCAAGGGCCTGCGCGGAATCGGCCCCGCCCGCACCGCGATCCTCGTCGCGGTCGTCGAGCTCGCGCGCCGCGCGCTCGCCGAGAAGGCCCGCGAGCGGCCGCTCGTCGATTCGCCCGGCGCGGTCGAGGATTATCTGCGGCTCCTGATCGGCACGCGGCCGCGCGAAGTATTCGTCTGCCTCTTTCTCGACGCGCGGCACCGGCTGGTGCAGACGGAGGAAACCGCGCACGGATCGCTTACGCGGATGGCCGTCTATCCGCGCGAAATCGTGCGGCGTGCGCTCGCGCTGAATGCGGCGGCGCTCATCGTCGCGCATAATCACCCGTCGGGCGCGGTGCGGCCGAGCGCCGCGGACCGGCGCCTGACGAGCGTGCTGCGCGACGCGCTCGCGCTCGTCGACGTCAAGTTGATCGATCATTTCGTCGTCGGCGCGAGCGATACGTTTTCGTTCGCGCAGGCGGGCTGGATCTAG
- the rpmB gene encoding 50S ribosomal protein L28, with translation MARVCQVTGKAPMSGNNVSHANNKTKRRFLPNLQNRRFWVESENRWVRLRVSNAGLRLIDKNGIDSVLADLRARGEA, from the coding sequence ATGGCACGCGTATGCCAAGTAACTGGGAAAGCGCCGATGAGCGGCAACAATGTTTCCCACGCCAACAACAAGACGAAGCGTCGCTTCCTGCCGAATCTGCAAAACCGCCGGTTCTGGGTGGAGAGCGAAAACCGTTGGGTGCGTCTGCGCGTCTCGAACGCCGGCCTGCGCCTGATCGACAAGAACGGCATCGATTCCGTGCTCGCTGACCTGCGCGCACGCGGCGAAGCCTAA
- the rpmG gene encoding 50S ribosomal protein L33 — translation MAKGARDKIKLESTAGTGHFYTTTKNKRNMPEKMEIMKFDPVARKHVAYKETKIK, via the coding sequence ATGGCGAAAGGCGCACGCGACAAGATCAAGCTCGAGTCCACCGCGGGCACGGGTCACTTCTATACGACCACGAAGAACAAGCGCAACATGCCGGAAAAGATGGAGATCATGAAGTTCGATCCCGTCGCCCGCAAGCATGTAGCGTACAAGGAAACCAAGATCAAGTAA
- the nadB gene encoding L-aspartate oxidase has translation MRWRARKRFSDAVCSALSAALRMAGKIRQNAQETEMQMNFDVAIVGSGLAGLSVALNLAQTRRVALIAKRSMMEGASGYAQGGIAAVLDSADSVENHVSDTLIAGGGLCDEAATRYIVEHGREAIEWLISQGVPFTKDDAAELGFHLTREGGHSHRRIIHAADATGHAVLATLSARARTHPNITFFEDHHAIDLITSDRLGLPGLPGRRCVGLYALDVQTGRTVTIEAPHTVLATGGAGKVYLYTTNPDTATGDGIAMAWRAGARVANMEFIQFHPTCLFHPYAKSFLISEAVRGEGGLLKLPDGTRFMPAHDPRAELAPRDIVARAIDFEIKKRGIDCVYLDISHQPEAFLREHFPTIHARCLEFGIDISKEPIPVVPAAHYTCGGAVTDLAGRTDVAGLYAVGETSYTGLHGANRLASNSLLECLVIGRAAAEAIEAAGYDSATHGPLPAWDESRVADADEEVVVAHNWDELRRLMWNYVGIVRTDKRLERAQHRLKLLRDEIHEYYANFRVSRDLLELRNLVDVASLIVDSARARHESRGLHYSRDWPHALPKALPTVLTPPRRAPK, from the coding sequence TTGCGTTGGCGGGCACGCAAGCGTTTCTCCGACGCGGTATGCTCTGCCCTTTCCGCCGCATTGCGCATGGCGGGAAAGATAAGACAAAACGCGCAAGAAACGGAGATGCAGATGAATTTCGATGTGGCGATCGTGGGCAGCGGCCTCGCCGGTCTGTCGGTCGCGCTCAATCTCGCGCAAACGCGACGCGTCGCGCTGATCGCGAAGCGGTCGATGATGGAGGGCGCGAGCGGCTACGCGCAAGGCGGCATCGCCGCGGTGCTCGATTCGGCGGACAGCGTCGAGAATCACGTGAGCGACACGCTGATCGCGGGCGGCGGCCTGTGCGACGAAGCGGCGACGCGCTACATCGTCGAGCACGGCCGCGAGGCGATCGAATGGCTGATCTCGCAAGGCGTGCCGTTCACGAAGGACGACGCCGCCGAGCTCGGCTTTCACCTGACGCGCGAAGGCGGCCACAGCCATCGCCGCATCATCCACGCGGCGGACGCGACGGGCCACGCGGTGCTCGCGACGCTGTCCGCGCGCGCGCGCACGCATCCGAACATCACGTTCTTCGAGGATCACCACGCGATCGACCTGATCACGTCCGATCGCCTCGGGCTGCCCGGCCTGCCGGGCCGGCGCTGCGTCGGCCTCTATGCGCTCGACGTGCAGACGGGCCGCACGGTGACGATCGAGGCGCCGCACACGGTGCTCGCGACGGGGGGCGCGGGCAAGGTCTATCTGTACACGACGAACCCGGACACGGCGACGGGCGACGGCATCGCGATGGCGTGGCGCGCGGGCGCGCGCGTCGCGAACATGGAGTTCATCCAATTCCATCCGACGTGCCTCTTCCATCCGTACGCGAAGTCGTTCCTCATTTCCGAGGCGGTGCGCGGCGAAGGCGGCCTCCTCAAGCTGCCGGACGGCACCCGCTTCATGCCCGCGCACGATCCGCGCGCGGAGCTCGCCCCGCGCGACATCGTCGCGCGCGCGATCGACTTCGAGATCAAGAAGCGCGGGATCGACTGCGTGTATCTCGACATCAGCCACCAGCCCGAAGCGTTCCTGCGCGAGCATTTCCCGACGATCCACGCGCGCTGCCTCGAGTTCGGCATCGACATCTCGAAGGAGCCGATCCCGGTCGTGCCGGCCGCGCACTACACATGCGGCGGCGCCGTCACCGATCTGGCCGGGCGCACCGACGTCGCGGGCCTGTACGCGGTCGGCGAGACGTCATACACGGGCCTGCACGGCGCAAACCGTCTCGCGAGCAATTCGCTGCTCGAATGCCTCGTGATCGGCCGCGCGGCCGCCGAGGCAATCGAGGCCGCCGGTTACGATTCGGCGACGCACGGCCCGCTGCCCGCGTGGGACGAGAGCCGCGTCGCGGACGCCGACGAGGAAGTGGTCGTCGCGCACAACTGGGACGAACTGCGCCGCCTGATGTGGAACTACGTCGGCATCGTGCGCACCGACAAGCGCCTCGAGCGCGCGCAGCATCGGCTCAAGCTGCTGCGCGACGAGATCCACGAGTACTACGCGAACTTCCGCGTGAGCCGCGATCTGCTCGAGTTGCGCAATCTCGTCGACGTCGCATCGCTGATCGTCGACAGCGCGCGGGCGCGCCACGAAAGCCGCGGGCTGCACTACAGCCGCGACTGGCCGCACGCATTGCCGAAGGCGCTGCCGACCGTGCTCACGCCGCCGCGGCGCGCGCCGAAATAA
- the nadC gene encoding carboxylating nicotinate-nucleotide diphosphorylase — protein MTIDAVSPLFAEISREYGAAFDAAIVRNVADALAEDVGSGDQTGRLVPDDGAPRRARVIVREDAVLCGVPWFDAVVRVVDPSIEVDWRYREGDRMTADSTVCELRGPARSLLTAERNALNFLQLLSGVATATRRYVDRIAETRTRVLDTRKTLPGLRLAQKYAVRVGGGANQRLALYAGILIKENHIAAAGGVGEALDAAFALNADVPVQIEVETLDQLRTALAHGAQSVLLDNFTLDMMRDAVRITEGRAVLEVSGGVNFDTVRAIAETGVDRISIGALTKDVRATDYSMRIVE, from the coding sequence ATGACGATCGACGCGGTGTCGCCGCTCTTCGCGGAAATCTCGCGCGAATACGGCGCCGCGTTCGACGCGGCGATCGTGCGCAATGTCGCCGATGCGCTCGCCGAGGACGTCGGCAGCGGCGATCAGACCGGGCGTCTCGTGCCGGACGACGGCGCGCCGCGCCGCGCGCGCGTGATCGTGCGCGAGGACGCGGTGCTGTGTGGCGTGCCGTGGTTCGACGCGGTGGTGCGCGTGGTCGATCCGTCGATCGAAGTCGACTGGCGCTATCGCGAAGGCGACAGGATGACGGCCGATTCGACCGTCTGCGAACTCCGCGGCCCTGCACGCTCGCTGCTGACGGCCGAGCGCAACGCGCTCAATTTCCTCCAACTGCTGTCGGGCGTCGCGACCGCGACGCGCCGCTACGTCGACCGGATTGCCGAGACGCGCACGCGGGTTCTCGATACGCGCAAGACGCTGCCGGGCCTGCGGCTCGCGCAGAAGTACGCGGTGCGCGTGGGCGGCGGCGCGAACCAGCGGCTCGCGCTCTACGCGGGCATCCTGATCAAGGAGAATCACATCGCGGCGGCGGGCGGCGTCGGCGAGGCGCTCGATGCGGCGTTCGCGCTGAACGCCGACGTGCCGGTGCAGATCGAGGTCGAAACGCTCGACCAGTTGCGCACGGCGCTCGCACACGGCGCGCAATCGGTGCTGCTCGACAATTTCACGCTCGACATGATGCGCGACGCGGTGCGCATCACCGAGGGCCGCGCGGTGCTCGAGGTGTCGGGCGGCGTGAACTTCGATACGGTGCGCGCGATCGCCGAGACGGGCGTCGATCGGATCTCGATCGGCGCGCTGACGAAAGACGTGCGCGCGACCGATTATTCGATGCGTATCGTCGAATGA
- the nadA gene encoding quinolinate synthase NadA → MQSAIKPVEYDRPIAAGAACGVGEAWAKVPAALAPDERDALKARIKALLERERAVLVAHYYVDADLQALADETGGCVADSLEMARFGRDHDAQTLVVAGVRFMGETAKILSPGKRVLMPDLDATCSLDLGCPVDEFSQFCDAHPDRTVVVYANTSAAVKARADWMVTSSIGLEIVADLHARGEKIIWAPDRHLGGYIRKKTGADMLMWQGSCLVHDEFKGIELDLLRREYPDAKILVHPESPESVVALADVVGSTTQLIDAAVKLDARRFIVATDLGILHKMRLAAPGKTFIEAPTAGNSATCKSCAHCPWMAMNALSNLADVLERGHNEIFVDTAIAERARAPIDRMLDFAARHRQRVQASGDLQRDQSLFANVGAA, encoded by the coding sequence ATGCAATCGGCGATCAAACCCGTCGAGTACGACCGCCCGATCGCGGCAGGGGCGGCCTGCGGCGTTGGCGAGGCATGGGCGAAGGTGCCGGCGGCGCTCGCCCCCGACGAGCGCGACGCGCTGAAGGCGCGAATCAAGGCACTGCTCGAGCGTGAAAGGGCGGTGCTGGTTGCGCACTATTACGTCGATGCGGACCTGCAGGCGCTCGCGGACGAAACGGGCGGCTGCGTCGCCGATTCGCTCGAGATGGCCCGCTTCGGCCGCGATCACGACGCGCAGACGCTCGTGGTGGCCGGCGTGCGCTTCATGGGCGAGACCGCGAAGATCCTGAGCCCGGGCAAGCGCGTGCTGATGCCCGACCTCGACGCGACGTGCTCGCTCGATCTCGGCTGCCCGGTCGACGAGTTCTCGCAGTTCTGCGACGCGCATCCGGATCGCACGGTCGTCGTCTACGCGAATACGAGCGCCGCCGTGAAGGCGCGCGCCGACTGGATGGTCACGTCGTCGATCGGCCTCGAGATCGTCGCCGATCTGCACGCGCGCGGCGAGAAGATCATCTGGGCGCCGGACCGGCATCTCGGCGGCTACATCCGGAAGAAGACGGGCGCGGACATGCTGATGTGGCAGGGTTCGTGTCTTGTGCACGACGAATTCAAGGGCATCGAGCTGGATCTGCTGCGCCGCGAATACCCGGACGCGAAGATCCTCGTGCACCCCGAATCGCCCGAGAGCGTCGTCGCGCTGGCGGACGTCGTCGGCTCGACGACGCAACTGATCGATGCTGCCGTGAAGCTCGATGCGCGGCGTTTCATCGTCGCGACCGATCTCGGCATTCTGCACAAGATGCGGCTCGCGGCCCCCGGCAAGACCTTCATCGAGGCGCCGACGGCCGGCAACAGCGCGACGTGCAAGAGTTGCGCGCATTGCCCGTGGATGGCGATGAACGCACTGTCGAACCTCGCCGACGTGCTCGAGCGCGGTCACAACGAGATCTTCGTCGATACGGCGATCGCCGAGCGCGCGCGCGCGCCGATCGACCGGATGCTCGATTTCGCCGCGCGTCACCGGCAGCGCGTGCAGGCGAGCGGCGATCTGCAGCGCGACCAGTCGCTCTTTGCGAACGTGGGGGCCGCATGA